From a region of the Dickeya poaceiphila genome:
- the ruvB gene encoding Holliday junction branch migration DNA helicase RuvB codes for MIEADRLISPGAVSDEEILDRAIRPKLLSEYVGQPVVREQMEIFIEAARKRGDALDHLLIFGPPGLGKTTLANIVANEMGVNLRTTSGPVLEKAGDLAALLTNLEPHDVLFIDEIHRLSPVVEEVLYPAMEDYQLDIMIGEGPAARSIKLDLPPFTLVGATTRAGSLTSPLRDRFGIVQRLEFYQVADLQYIVQRSAQCLGLDMTADGALEVARRSRGTPRIANRLLRRVRDFSEVKSDGAISADVAVQALDMLAVDSEGFDYMDRKLLLAVIDKFMGGPVGLDNLAAAIGEERETIEDVLEPYLIQQGFLQRTPRGRIATQHAYRHFGLTREREE; via the coding sequence ATGATTGAAGCTGATCGTCTGATTTCTCCCGGCGCAGTGTCCGATGAAGAAATACTGGATCGTGCCATTCGCCCGAAGCTGTTGTCGGAATATGTTGGGCAGCCGGTGGTACGCGAACAGATGGAAATTTTTATCGAGGCAGCCCGCAAGCGTGGCGATGCGCTTGATCATCTATTGATTTTCGGCCCTCCGGGGTTGGGAAAGACCACGCTGGCCAATATCGTCGCCAACGAAATGGGGGTAAATCTGCGTACAACCTCCGGGCCGGTGCTGGAAAAAGCAGGAGATTTGGCGGCGTTGCTTACCAACCTTGAACCGCACGATGTGCTGTTCATCGACGAAATTCATCGATTGTCGCCAGTGGTGGAGGAGGTGCTCTATCCGGCGATGGAAGATTATCAGTTGGATATCATGATCGGCGAAGGGCCGGCAGCGCGCTCCATCAAGCTGGATTTGCCGCCTTTCACGCTGGTTGGTGCCACAACCCGCGCCGGTTCGTTGACTTCACCGCTACGTGACCGTTTTGGCATCGTGCAGCGGCTCGAATTCTATCAGGTTGCTGATCTGCAATATATCGTGCAACGCAGTGCCCAATGCCTGGGACTGGATATGACGGCTGACGGTGCACTGGAAGTAGCACGTCGGTCGCGCGGTACGCCGCGTATCGCCAACCGGTTGTTGCGCCGGGTGCGGGATTTCTCTGAAGTGAAATCAGATGGTGCGATCTCTGCAGACGTGGCGGTTCAGGCGTTGGATATGCTGGCGGTTGATTCCGAAGGGTTCGATTATATGGACCGCAAGCTGCTGCTGGCGGTTATCGATAAATTTATGGGTGGCCCGGTTGGTTTGGATAATCTGGCGGCGGCGATTGGTGAAGAACGTGAAACCATTGAAGATGTGCTGGAACCCTATCTGATTCAGCAGGGTTTCCTGCAACGCACACCACGTGGTCGCATTGCGACGCAGCACGCCTATCGCCATTTCGGCCTGACCCGCGAACGCGAAGAGTAG
- the ruvA gene encoding Holliday junction branch migration protein RuvA: MIGRLRGIVLEKQPPLVLIEASGVGYEVHMPMTCFYELPDLGQKAVIFTHFVVREDAQLLFGFNNKQERSLFRELIKVNGVGPKLALAILSGMSAQQFVSAVERQEINALVKLPGVGKKTAERLVVEMKDRFKGLNGELFNAASDITLPATAGNVEPEAEPQAEAEAALVALGYKPQEASRMVNKVSRPGADCETLIRDALRAAL; this comes from the coding sequence GTGATAGGTCGTCTCAGAGGCATCGTATTGGAAAAACAACCGCCACTGGTACTGATTGAAGCCAGCGGCGTCGGATATGAAGTGCATATGCCGATGACCTGCTTTTACGAGTTGCCGGACCTTGGCCAGAAGGCGGTGATTTTTACCCATTTTGTGGTGCGTGAAGACGCACAGCTACTGTTTGGCTTTAATAATAAACAAGAGCGTTCTCTGTTTCGTGAACTGATCAAAGTGAATGGCGTGGGGCCGAAACTGGCGCTGGCGATTTTGTCCGGCATGTCGGCCCAGCAGTTCGTCAGCGCGGTGGAGCGTCAGGAAATTAACGCGCTGGTAAAATTGCCGGGGGTAGGTAAGAAAACCGCAGAACGGCTGGTCGTTGAAATGAAAGACCGCTTTAAAGGCCTGAACGGCGAGCTGTTCAATGCCGCCAGCGATATTACCTTACCCGCCACGGCTGGCAATGTGGAGCCGGAAGCGGAACCACAGGCTGAGGCTGAAGCGGCGCTGGTTGCTCTTGGCTATAAACCGCAGGAGGCCAGCCGGATGGTGAATAAAGTGTCTCGACCGGGCGCTGACTGCGAAACCCTGATCAGGGATGCGCTGCGCGCTGCGCTGTGA